A section of the Pseudomonas prosekii genome encodes:
- a CDS encoding NADH:flavin oxidoreductase, whose amino-acid sequence MSSDPLLQPYTIKNLTLRNRIMTTSHEPAYPVDGMPKDLYRAYHVERAKAGVALTMTAGSAAVSRDSPPVFNNILAYKDEVVGWLKDLTDECHEHGAAVMIQLTHLGRRTRWDKADWLPVVSPSHRREASHRSFPKKMEEWDIERIIKDYVDAAERMKAAGLDGLELQAYGHLMDQFWSPLTNDLDGPYGGSLENRLRFTFDVLRGIRKQCGEDFILGVRYTGDEDLPGGFGAQEGMAISHLLKDSGLVDFLNVVRGHIDTDAGLTDVIPIQGMRNSPHLDFAGEIRAATGFPTFHAAKIPDVATARHAIASGKIDMVGMTRAHMTDPHIVRKIIEKREEEIRPCVGANYCLDRIYQGGAAYCIHNAATGRETTMPHEIAQAPVKRNVVIIGTGPAGLEAARVAGERGHDVTVFEVADQPGGQIRLTALSERRREMISIIDWRMAQCERLGVKFHFNTWAEADTVLAQEPDVVIVATGGLPHTEVLKHGNELVVSAWDIISGDVKPGRNVLIFDDAGDHAALQAAEVIANSGATLEIVTPDRSFAPEVMAMNLVPYMRSLQDLDVTFTVTYRVEAVEKRDGKLLVSFGSDYGRVNKQRVVDQVVINHGTLPLDDLYFELRGHSSNGGAVEQHNLIAGKTQNIVTHPEGRFQLFRIGDAVSARNTHAAIYDALRLVKDL is encoded by the coding sequence ATGTCCAGCGATCCCCTGTTGCAGCCCTACACAATCAAAAACCTGACCTTGCGTAACCGCATCATGACCACCTCGCACGAACCGGCGTATCCGGTCGACGGCATGCCCAAGGATCTTTATCGGGCCTATCACGTCGAGCGCGCCAAGGCTGGCGTGGCGTTGACCATGACCGCCGGTTCTGCGGCGGTGTCACGCGACAGTCCGCCGGTGTTCAACAACATCCTGGCGTACAAGGACGAAGTGGTCGGCTGGCTCAAAGACCTCACCGATGAGTGCCACGAACACGGCGCGGCGGTGATGATTCAACTGACGCATCTGGGCCGTCGCACGCGCTGGGACAAAGCCGACTGGCTGCCGGTGGTCTCGCCCTCGCATCGCCGCGAGGCGTCGCACCGCTCGTTCCCGAAGAAAATGGAAGAGTGGGACATCGAGCGCATCATCAAGGATTACGTGGACGCCGCCGAGCGCATGAAAGCCGCCGGCCTCGACGGCCTGGAGCTGCAAGCCTACGGGCATTTGATGGATCAGTTCTGGTCGCCGCTGACCAACGATCTCGACGGACCTTACGGCGGTTCGCTGGAAAATCGCCTGCGTTTCACCTTCGATGTGCTGCGCGGCATCCGCAAGCAATGCGGCGAGGATTTCATTCTCGGCGTGCGCTATACCGGCGACGAGGACCTGCCCGGCGGCTTTGGTGCGCAGGAAGGCATGGCGATTTCGCATCTGCTCAAGGACAGCGGCCTGGTGGATTTTCTCAACGTAGTGCGTGGCCACATCGACACCGATGCCGGCCTCACCGACGTGATTCCGATCCAGGGCATGCGCAACTCGCCGCACCTGGATTTCGCCGGTGAAATCCGCGCGGCCACCGGTTTCCCGACGTTCCACGCAGCGAAGATTCCCGACGTCGCCACCGCCCGACATGCCATCGCCTCCGGTAAGATCGACATGGTCGGCATGACCCGCGCGCACATGACCGACCCGCACATCGTGCGCAAAATCATCGAAAAACGTGAGGAAGAAATCCGCCCGTGCGTCGGCGCCAACTACTGCCTGGACCGCATCTATCAGGGCGGCGCGGCGTATTGCATCCACAACGCTGCGACCGGCCGCGAAACCACAATGCCGCACGAGATTGCGCAGGCGCCGGTCAAACGCAACGTAGTGATTATTGGCACTGGCCCGGCGGGTCTGGAGGCGGCGCGGGTCGCCGGTGAGCGAGGGCACGACGTCACCGTATTTGAAGTCGCCGACCAGCCCGGCGGGCAGATCCGCCTGACCGCGTTAAGCGAGCGTCGCCGCGAGATGATCAGCATCATCGACTGGCGCATGGCCCAGTGCGAACGGCTCGGGGTCAAATTCCATTTCAACACCTGGGCCGAGGCCGATACGGTGCTGGCGCAAGAACCGGACGTGGTCATCGTCGCCACTGGCGGTCTGCCGCACACCGAAGTGCTGAAACATGGCAATGAACTGGTGGTATCGGCGTGGGACATCATTTCCGGCGACGTCAAACCCGGGCGCAACGTGCTGATCTTCGATGACGCCGGCGACCATGCGGCGTTGCAGGCCGCTGAAGTGATCGCCAACAGTGGCGCCACCCTCGAAATCGTCACGCCCGACCGGTCGTTTGCGCCGGAAGTCATGGCGATGAACCTGGTGCCGTACATGCGCAGCCTGCAAGACCTCGACGTCACGTTTACCGTGACTTATCGGGTCGAAGCCGTAGAAAAACGCGATGGCAAGTTGCTGGTCAGCTTTGGCAGCGATTATGGCCGAGTGAATAAACAGCGGGTGGTCGATCAGGTGGTGATCAATCACGGCACCCTGCCGCTGGACGATCTGTACTTCGAGTTGCGCGGACATTCGAGCAATGGCGGCGCGGTCGAACAGCACAATTTGATCGCCGGCAAAACCCAGAACATCGTCACGCACCCCGAAGGTCGTTTCCAATTGTTCCGGATTGGCGATGCCGTGTCGGCGCGCAACACCCACGCCGCCATTTACGACGCGCTGCGCCTGGTGAAAGACCTCTGA
- a CDS encoding DUF1206 domain-containing protein, protein MSTQHSLIVLARSGYAARGILYLIIGIFALLAAQDSSKPKDSHKSLEALLSQPFGYLLIGIVVAGLLAFAAWRVLQATRDVDHHGKEFKGLVIRAGLLAGGVVNGALAFFALGLLVSGINSSGGSGGGQTKDLLAQLLSWEHSNLLVYLVALVPLGVGIAHIIKGWKASFEKYFEADEEVMRYVRPVSRFGLIARGVVFIEIALLLMISGSSYKAINPPGMKDALNALQNLPAGGVILMVMALGLIAFSVYSLSEAAWRKINMDVPGVAERH, encoded by the coding sequence ATGTCCACGCAACACAGCCTTATCGTTTTAGCTCGAAGCGGTTATGCCGCCCGGGGCATTCTTTACCTGATTATCGGGATCTTCGCGTTACTCGCGGCCCAGGATTCAAGCAAACCCAAAGACAGTCACAAGAGCCTGGAAGCCTTGTTGAGCCAACCATTCGGCTACTTGCTGATTGGCATTGTCGTCGCCGGTTTGCTGGCATTCGCGGCTTGGCGGGTATTGCAGGCAACCCGCGATGTTGATCATCACGGCAAAGAGTTCAAGGGTTTGGTGATCCGTGCGGGTTTATTGGCCGGCGGCGTGGTGAACGGCGCTCTGGCGTTCTTTGCCCTGGGGTTGCTGGTCAGCGGGATCAATAGTTCGGGCGGTTCCGGAGGTGGGCAAACCAAAGACTTGCTCGCGCAGTTGTTGTCGTGGGAACACTCGAACTTGTTGGTCTACCTCGTCGCACTGGTGCCACTGGGCGTGGGTATCGCGCACATCATCAAGGGCTGGAAAGCTTCGTTCGAGAAGTACTTTGAAGCCGACGAAGAAGTCATGCGCTATGTAAGGCCGGTCTCGCGATTTGGTCTTATCGCCCGTGGCGTCGTGTTCATCGAGATCGCCCTGCTGTTGATGATCAGCGGCTCAAGCTATAAGGCGATCAATCCGCCGGGCATGAAAGATGCGCTGAATGCGTTGCAGAACTTGCCGGCCGGCGGTGTGATCCTGATGGTAATGGCCTTGGGGCTGATTGCGTTTTCGGTCTACAGCTTGTCCGAAGCGGCGTGGCGCAAGATCAACATGGACGTGCCCGGCGTCGCGGAACGGCACTAA
- a CDS encoding TetR/AcrR family transcriptional regulator, producing the protein MSQLGKARGKAQDSGWRGSPEGWLAAAYDALKESGIDAVRVMPLAKRLGLSRTSFYWFFEDREQLLAALLTRWRDTNTGGLIRQSESYAESISEAILNVFECWLNPQTFDSQFEFAVRSWALQSAEVAAEVATADEQRISALASMFKRFGYDLNAADTRARTIYLTQIGYITMNTSEEITVRFQRIPHYVSIFTGKVPKQRELDRFYGKFGYAESEPGHFVPLTDTFEDAAK; encoded by the coding sequence ATGTCTCAGTTAGGCAAAGCACGCGGCAAGGCGCAGGACAGCGGGTGGCGTGGTTCGCCCGAGGGTTGGCTGGCCGCCGCTTACGATGCGCTGAAGGAGTCGGGCATCGATGCCGTTCGGGTGATGCCGCTGGCGAAACGCCTGGGATTATCGCGAACCAGCTTCTATTGGTTCTTCGAGGATCGCGAGCAATTGCTCGCCGCTTTGCTCACACGCTGGCGCGACACCAATACTGGCGGGCTGATCCGCCAAAGCGAGAGTTACGCGGAAAGCATTTCCGAAGCGATCCTCAATGTCTTCGAATGCTGGCTCAACCCGCAGACGTTCGATTCGCAATTCGAGTTCGCCGTGCGCAGTTGGGCGCTGCAGTCTGCCGAGGTTGCCGCCGAAGTCGCCACCGCCGATGAGCAACGCATCAGCGCGCTGGCCAGCATGTTCAAGCGTTTCGGTTACGACTTGAACGCCGCCGACACCCGCGCGCGCACGATCTATCTGACGCAGATCGGTTACATCACGATGAACACCAGCGAGGAAATCACCGTGCGTTTTCAGCGCATCCCGCATTACGTGAGCATCTTCACCGGCAAAGTGCCAAAGCAGCGCGAACTGGACCGTTTCTACGGAAAGTTCGGTTACGCCGAAAGTGAGCCGGGGCACTTTGTGCCGTTGACCGACACATTCGAGGACGCGGCGAAATGA
- a CDS encoding glycine betaine ABC transporter substrate-binding protein — translation MTNQTLSSKSLIGWLAAAALGTCSLAANAADPAPIRIGWVNWSDTEITVKLASAALQDNLKQPVKLVLADIGIQFQALANGNIDLIPMVWLPSTHKAFHDKYRDKIEDLGVLYEGRIGMAVPTSIPESEIASVEDLNKPDVKAKLGGKILTSEVGNGQYKLTELALKEYKLDGYKMVASSESGMLSELDRNLKRDKWSLVNAWSPHWMFSKWSLRYLDDPKKIFGGAEQIHAFARQGFSVEHPEVARFFANFKIPQADLEKLMFAARESTADKVVADYYAANKPRFAAMFETATAASGVTQ, via the coding sequence ATGACTAACCAAACGTTATCCAGTAAAAGCCTGATCGGCTGGCTTGCAGCGGCGGCGCTGGGCACTTGCAGCCTAGCCGCCAACGCCGCAGACCCGGCGCCGATCCGTATCGGCTGGGTCAACTGGTCGGACACCGAGATCACGGTGAAACTGGCCAGCGCCGCGTTACAGGACAACCTCAAACAACCCGTAAAACTGGTGCTGGCGGATATCGGTATTCAGTTCCAGGCGCTGGCCAACGGCAACATCGACTTGATCCCGATGGTCTGGTTGCCCAGTACGCACAAGGCTTTCCACGACAAGTACCGCGACAAGATTGAAGACCTGGGCGTGCTCTATGAAGGGCGGATCGGCATGGCGGTGCCGACGTCAATTCCTGAAAGTGAGATCGCCAGTGTCGAAGACCTGAACAAGCCTGACGTGAAAGCCAAACTGGGCGGCAAGATCCTCACGTCTGAAGTCGGCAACGGCCAATACAAACTCACGGAACTGGCACTCAAGGAATACAAACTTGATGGCTACAAGATGGTCGCGTCTTCAGAGTCGGGCATGTTGAGTGAACTGGATCGCAACCTGAAACGCGATAAGTGGTCGTTGGTCAACGCCTGGAGTCCGCACTGGATGTTCTCCAAGTGGTCGCTGCGTTATCTGGATGATCCGAAGAAGATTTTCGGCGGCGCTGAACAAATCCACGCGTTCGCCCGCCAGGGTTTCAGCGTGGAACATCCGGAAGTGGCGCGCTTCTTCGCCAACTTCAAAATCCCTCAGGCGGATCTTGAAAAGCTGATGTTTGCGGCGCGGGAAAGTACTGCGGACAAGGTGGTGGCGGACTATTACGCGGCGAACAAACCACGGTTTGCGGCGATGTTTGAAACGGCAACGGCTGCGAGTGGCGTCACTCAGTAA
- a CDS encoding Orn/Lys/Arg family decarboxylase → MTEYRHTLGMLTLLVSNPPDKRTVFGRALDQLVHDVEERAIRVLASESLSDAASILRTDSAIQCVLLSWEMDASDDHKACIDLLTALRQRNTRVPVFLISDRSTASSIPLVVMQHADDFIWLPEDTSRFLSGRILAAIERYRQAALPPMFGALVKFARTYEYSWHTPGHAGGTAFLKSTAGRAFYEFFGENLLRSDLSISVGELGSLLDHSGPIGQGERYAAKVFGAHRTYYITNGSSTSNRVILMASVTRNQIALCDRNCHKSAEHAMTLSGAIPTYLVPTRNRYGIIGPILPQTLSAEGVKAAIANNPLVRDGIDPTPVHAIVTNSTYDGLTYNVTRVEELLGQSVDRLHFDEAWYGYARFNPLYRERHAMHGSPDDHDASKPTVFATQSTHKLLAALSQASMIHVRNGRNPIDHGRFNESFMMHASTSPNYAIMASCDVSSAMMEAPSGQILTTESIEEAVAFRQVISHMHHEMLSNNDWFFTCWQPPTVHVGGASVPFHEVDPQLLKTEPNCWVLHPNEVWHGFGDIEDGYCMLDPIKVSVLSPGMGDDGNLLDSGIPACVLTAYLGRQGIVVEKTTDFTILFLFSIGITKGKWGTLVNALLDFKRDYDENLDLELALPDLLAANQQRYAGMGLKDLADEIFAAMKQHKTTANMAKAFGTLPKAEFSPVEAYENLVRNNIERVTLDEAAGRVAATGIVPYPPGIPLLMPGENAGPADGPLLAYLKALEAFDKSFPGFTHDTHGIESEGGVYRMLVLK, encoded by the coding sequence ATGACGGAATATCGACACACGCTGGGCATGCTCACGCTGCTGGTGAGCAATCCGCCGGATAAACGCACCGTGTTCGGCCGCGCCCTCGATCAGTTGGTCCACGATGTCGAAGAGCGCGCCATTCGCGTGCTGGCGTCAGAGAGCTTGAGCGATGCTGCGTCGATCCTGCGCACCGACTCGGCAATCCAATGCGTGCTGCTCAGTTGGGAAATGGACGCCAGCGACGACCACAAGGCCTGCATCGATCTGTTGACCGCCCTGCGCCAGCGCAACACCCGCGTGCCGGTGTTTCTGATCAGCGACCGCAGCACCGCGTCGAGCATTCCGCTGGTGGTCATGCAACACGCCGACGACTTTATCTGGCTGCCCGAAGACACCAGCCGCTTCCTCAGCGGACGCATTCTCGCGGCCATCGAACGTTACCGCCAAGCGGCGCTGCCACCGATGTTCGGCGCGCTGGTGAAGTTTGCCCGCACCTACGAATATTCCTGGCACACGCCGGGGCATGCCGGCGGCACCGCGTTCCTCAAGAGCACTGCGGGCCGGGCGTTTTATGAGTTTTTCGGGGAAAACCTGCTGCGTTCCGACTTGTCGATTTCCGTCGGCGAACTGGGCTCACTGCTCGATCACAGCGGCCCGATTGGCCAGGGTGAACGTTACGCGGCCAAGGTGTTTGGCGCGCATCGCACTTATTACATAACCAACGGATCGTCGACCTCCAACCGCGTGATCCTGATGGCCAGCGTCACGCGCAATCAAATCGCCCTGTGCGACCGCAATTGCCACAAGTCCGCCGAACACGCGATGACCTTGTCCGGGGCGATCCCGACCTACCTGGTGCCGACCCGCAACCGCTACGGCATCATCGGCCCGATCCTGCCGCAGACCTTGAGCGCCGAAGGTGTGAAAGCGGCCATCGCCAACAACCCGCTGGTCCGCGACGGCATCGACCCGACGCCGGTCCACGCGATTGTCACTAACTCGACTTACGACGGCCTGACCTACAACGTCACCCGCGTCGAGGAATTGCTCGGCCAGAGCGTCGACCGTCTGCATTTCGATGAAGCCTGGTACGGTTACGCGCGCTTCAATCCGCTGTATCGCGAGCGCCACGCGATGCACGGCAGCCCCGACGATCACGACGCGTCGAAACCCACGGTGTTCGCCACCCAATCCACCCACAAACTGCTCGCGGCGCTGTCTCAAGCCTCGATGATTCATGTGCGCAACGGGCGTAATCCGATCGATCACGGGCGCTTCAACGAGTCGTTCATGATGCACGCCTCGACCTCGCCCAATTACGCGATCATGGCGTCCTGCGACGTCAGTTCGGCAATGATGGAAGCGCCGAGCGGGCAGATTCTCACCACTGAATCCATCGAAGAAGCCGTGGCGTTCCGCCAGGTTATCTCGCACATGCACCACGAAATGCTCAGCAACAACGACTGGTTCTTCACTTGCTGGCAGCCGCCAACCGTGCACGTCGGCGGCGCGAGCGTGCCGTTCCATGAAGTCGATCCGCAGTTGCTGAAAACCGAGCCGAATTGCTGGGTGCTGCACCCGAACGAGGTGTGGCACGGTTTTGGAGATATCGAAGACGGCTACTGCATGCTCGACCCGATCAAAGTTTCGGTGCTCAGCCCCGGCATGGGCGACGACGGCAATTTGCTCGACTCCGGCATTCCGGCCTGCGTGCTGACCGCGTACCTCGGCCGCCAAGGCATCGTCGTCGAGAAAACCACCGACTTCACCATCCTGTTTCTGTTCTCCATCGGCATCACCAAAGGCAAGTGGGGCACGCTGGTCAATGCCCTCCTCGATTTCAAACGCGACTACGACGAAAACCTCGACCTGGAACTGGCCCTGCCCGACTTGCTCGCGGCCAATCAGCAGCGCTACGCCGGCATGGGCCTGAAGGACCTCGCCGACGAAATCTTCGCCGCGATGAAACAACACAAAACCACCGCCAACATGGCCAAGGCCTTCGGCACGTTGCCGAAAGCCGAATTCAGTCCGGTAGAGGCCTACGAAAATCTGGTGCGCAACAACATCGAACGGGTGACCCTCGACGAAGCCGCCGGACGCGTCGCAGCAACCGGCATCGTCCCGTATCCGCCGGGCATTCCATTACTGATGCCGGGCGAAAACGCCGGCCCTGCGGATGGACCGCTGTTGGCGTATTTGAAGGCGCTGGAGGCGTTCGACAAGTCATTCCCGGGGTTTACGCATGACACGCACGGGATCGAAAGCGAGGGCGGGGTTTACCGGATGTTGGTGTTGAAGTGA
- a CDS encoding ATP-binding protein: MATEETLLRQRKVLARFGELAVASDDLEHILDEACRLVGDALETNMAKFMLLLDDGITFLVRNGVGWTPDVVGQVRVQATVGSPEWYSLETNSPVISTDLATETRFRYHHFQTENGVKAFVNVLVLGAEGERPFGIFEVDSHTPREFTESDIDFLRGYSNLLGGVLKRSKTLSVMRSTENKLRESERHYRIAAELNPLWPWTADVAGDLSSIDQRWYEYTGLTAEQTLSREWANAVHPDDRGSLITLWDQSLVTLKPFDSQIRIRKNTADYRWFRVRALCSLDSDGQCEQWYGTIEDIDDRVQLESALRDWNDLLEVRIGQRTQQLEAEQHERAMTESKLRQSQKMEAVGQLTGGIAHDFNNLLAGIIGSLELMQRRIDAGRFGELSRYNSVAMTSASRAAALTQRLLTFSRQQSLEPELLEPRKVVADLEEIIRRSVGPSIAVQCSFQANDRIKCDLNQLENALLNLAINARDAMPNGGTLDLRVDRYVIDQAASSEKLLPSGTYVSISVTDSGTGISPDILSRIFDPFFTTKKIGEGTGLGLSMIYGFTQQSGGQVRVHSTLGIGTTVTMYFPIDHSQPGELKTSADTPEEHELTAHNETILLVDDEAAVREMAAELLSESGYRVVEAVDSVSAIKQAEKLDHLDLLVSDIGLPGMMNGISLAAQLRLKYPQLKVLFVTGFAGGTNLVSVDATTRVLTKPFSLNELSSRVHALTLASN, from the coding sequence ATGGCTACCGAGGAAACACTACTGCGTCAGCGCAAGGTCCTCGCCAGGTTTGGCGAGTTGGCCGTGGCGTCGGACGACCTTGAACATATTCTGGATGAGGCGTGTCGCTTAGTCGGCGATGCGCTGGAAACCAACATGGCCAAGTTCATGTTGTTACTTGATGACGGCATTACTTTTCTGGTCCGCAATGGTGTTGGCTGGACGCCGGATGTGGTCGGCCAAGTGCGAGTCCAGGCCACGGTGGGCAGCCCGGAGTGGTATTCGCTGGAAACCAACAGCCCGGTAATTTCGACAGACCTCGCTACCGAGACACGCTTTCGTTATCACCACTTTCAAACCGAAAATGGCGTCAAGGCCTTCGTTAACGTGTTGGTCCTCGGCGCTGAGGGCGAGCGGCCTTTCGGTATTTTTGAAGTGGATAGCCACACGCCTCGCGAATTTACCGAAAGTGATATCGACTTCTTGCGCGGCTACAGCAACTTGCTAGGCGGGGTGTTAAAGCGCTCGAAAACCTTGAGCGTCATGCGTTCTACGGAAAACAAACTGCGCGAAAGCGAAAGGCACTACCGCATCGCCGCCGAGTTGAATCCATTGTGGCCATGGACCGCCGATGTTGCCGGCGACCTTAGTTCGATTGATCAACGCTGGTACGAATACACCGGCCTGACCGCTGAGCAGACGCTAAGTCGGGAATGGGCCAACGCTGTTCATCCTGATGATCGTGGTTCATTGATTACGCTTTGGGACCAGTCGCTGGTCACTTTAAAACCGTTCGACTCGCAGATCCGCATCCGCAAAAACACTGCCGATTACCGTTGGTTCCGGGTTCGCGCCTTGTGCAGTCTCGACAGCGACGGCCAATGCGAACAGTGGTACGGCACGATTGAAGACATCGACGACCGCGTGCAGTTGGAAAGTGCACTTCGCGACTGGAATGACCTGCTCGAAGTGCGCATCGGGCAACGCACCCAGCAACTGGAGGCTGAGCAGCACGAGCGGGCGATGACTGAATCCAAGTTGCGCCAAAGTCAGAAAATGGAAGCGGTCGGGCAACTTACCGGCGGCATCGCGCACGACTTCAATAACTTGCTGGCCGGCATCATCGGCAGCCTGGAACTGATGCAACGGCGCATCGACGCCGGTCGTTTTGGCGAACTGTCGCGCTACAACTCGGTGGCCATGACCTCGGCTTCGCGGGCGGCAGCGTTAACTCAACGACTGCTGACCTTTTCCCGTCAACAGTCACTCGAACCCGAACTGCTGGAACCGCGCAAAGTGGTAGCAGACCTTGAAGAGATCATTCGTCGCTCGGTCGGGCCGAGTATCGCAGTGCAGTGTTCATTCCAGGCCAATGACCGGATCAAGTGTGATCTTAATCAGCTGGAAAACGCCCTCCTCAACCTTGCGATCAACGCCCGCGATGCCATGCCCAATGGCGGCACGCTGGATCTGCGGGTCGACCGCTACGTCATCGACCAAGCGGCATCGTCGGAAAAACTGCTGCCGTCCGGCACCTACGTGAGCATTTCCGTCACCGACTCGGGCACCGGCATCAGCCCCGACATTCTGTCGCGCATTTTCGATCCGTTTTTCACCACCAAGAAGATCGGCGAAGGAACCGGGCTGGGCCTGTCGATGATTTATGGTTTTACCCAGCAATCCGGCGGGCAAGTCCGGGTTCACAGCACGCTCGGCATCGGCACCACCGTGACCATGTATTTCCCCATCGACCATTCGCAACCCGGCGAACTCAAAACGTCTGCGGATACGCCTGAAGAACATGAACTCACCGCGCACAACGAAACCATTCTGCTGGTTGACGATGAAGCGGCTGTTCGTGAAATGGCCGCTGAGTTGCTATCTGAAAGTGGCTACCGGGTAGTTGAAGCGGTGGACAGTGTTTCTGCGATCAAACAGGCAGAAAAACTTGATCACCTGGACTTGCTGGTGTCCGACATCGGCCTGCCGGGAATGATGAACGGCATCAGTCTGGCCGCTCAACTCCGGTTGAAGTATCCGCAGTTGAAAGTGTTGTTCGTGACCGGTTTCGCCGGCGGGACCAATCTGGTGTCGGTCGATGCAACCACTAGAGTGCTGACCAAACCGTTCAGCCTGAATGAGCTGAGTTCGCGGGTGCATGCGTTGACGTTGGCGTCCAACTAA
- the potE gene encoding putrescine-ornithine antiporter: protein MSVAKKMSVGQLTMLTAVNMLGSGIVLLPTKLAEVGGISILSWLITATGSLALAYAFARCGMLSRKTGGMGGYAEYTFGKAGNYLTNYTYGVSLLIANVAISITAVGYIQVLFDIKLDSLQVGLATIALLWITTFANFGGARITGQIGAFTVWGVIAPVVLVSTIGWFWFDSSVYAAGWNPHNMGWMDAAGASVAITLWAFLGLESACANTDAVENPEKNVPIAVLGGTLGAAVIYIVSTNVIAGIVDNPELASSTAPFGLVFAKMFTPLIGDIVMAAMVLACIGSLLGWQFTIAQVFKSSADTGYFLPIFAKANKAGTPIVGMLILLAGQTALGFLTISPDLSKQFDTLVNLAVVTNLVPYILSMAALMTLQKVSNVPPGKALATNIIAWVAAAYSYLALYSSGEQALMLGGVATIFGYTLFGFVNNRLIRLEAINNSVPTQTVSAQHLTAEPVPVNHLQSSTLEVRP from the coding sequence ATGTCAGTCGCAAAGAAAATGAGTGTGGGGCAACTGACGATGTTGACCGCCGTGAATATGCTCGGCTCCGGCATCGTTCTGCTCCCGACCAAACTCGCCGAAGTCGGCGGGATTTCGATACTTTCCTGGCTGATCACAGCCACCGGCTCGCTCGCCCTCGCCTACGCCTTTGCGCGCTGCGGCATGCTCAGTCGCAAGACTGGCGGCATGGGCGGTTATGCCGAATACACCTTCGGCAAGGCCGGCAACTACTTGACCAACTACACCTACGGCGTCTCGCTGTTGATTGCCAACGTGGCGATCAGCATCACGGCGGTCGGCTATATCCAAGTACTGTTCGACATCAAACTCGATTCGCTGCAAGTCGGCCTGGCGACGATTGCCTTACTGTGGATCACCACGTTCGCCAACTTTGGCGGGGCGCGGATTACCGGGCAGATCGGCGCGTTTACCGTGTGGGGTGTAATCGCGCCGGTGGTGCTGGTGTCGACCATCGGCTGGTTCTGGTTCGACAGCAGCGTCTACGCCGCCGGTTGGAACCCGCACAACATGGGCTGGATGGACGCCGCCGGCGCTTCGGTGGCGATCACCTTGTGGGCGTTCCTTGGGCTTGAATCGGCCTGCGCCAACACCGATGCAGTGGAAAACCCCGAGAAAAACGTGCCGATTGCCGTGCTCGGTGGCACCCTCGGCGCGGCGGTGATTTACATCGTCTCGACCAACGTCATCGCCGGCATCGTCGATAACCCGGAACTGGCCTCGTCCACCGCGCCGTTCGGGCTGGTGTTCGCCAAGATGTTCACGCCGCTGATTGGCGACATCGTCATGGCCGCCATGGTCCTGGCCTGCATCGGCTCGCTGCTCGGTTGGCAGTTCACCATCGCTCAGGTGTTCAAAAGCTCGGCGGACACCGGTTACTTCCTGCCGATCTTCGCCAAAGCCAACAAGGCCGGCACGCCGATTGTCGGCATGCTGATTCTGCTCGCCGGGCAAACCGCGCTGGGCTTTCTGACGATCAGCCCGGACTTGAGCAAGCAGTTCGACACGCTGGTCAATCTGGCGGTGGTGACCAATCTGGTGCCGTACATCCTGTCGATGGCGGCGCTGATGACCCTGCAAAAAGTCTCCAACGTGCCGCCCGGCAAAGCCTTGGCCACCAACATCATCGCGTGGGTCGCGGCGGCCTACAGCTACCTGGCGCTCTACAGTTCTGGCGAGCAGGCGCTGATGCTCGGCGGCGTCGCGACGATTTTCGGTTATACGCTGTTCGGCTTCGTCAATAACCGCCTGATCCGCCTCGAAGCGATCAACAACAGCGTGCCGACACAGACCGTCAGCGCGCAGCACCTAACCGCCGAACCGGTGCCGGTGAACCACTTGCAATCCTCAACTCTGGAGGTCAGGCCATGA